A window from gamma proteobacterium SS-5 encodes these proteins:
- a CDS encoding outer membrane protein transport protein, with product MKNTSLVSAAVAAALCSTSAFATNGMILEGYGARATAMGGASMAYDSGNSGALNNPATLSLMDANVRAGVGIRYLGPDITSSFGPASTDSDGTAYWMPSASYIRKAGDWTYGVAMLAQGGMGTEYGQAGPTDLFAGNMSLFNSPVPLSGQEIRSEVGVGTIMFPLSKQVNDRLTIGGSIDFVWAMMDLQMDMSGAQFGQLMQGNGGSVGGSMAMGMGMMLDPDMNGVPDVDMNWARFDFTDDNDMTGEAKATGWMGQLGFTYALSDRLRIGGSYRSKTHLDDMDTNDATLSMLIPAMGATPMALTGTLNVVDFQWPDSIGLGLSFQATDRVMVVADYKRIGWKDVMQSFRMTFTPDAGQMGGMFDNTMLDVTMDQNWEDQNVFSLGFEYQASDKLALRAGVNLADNPVPNSMVNPLFPATIEDHITGGFGYKLTKNDNLGFSFTYAPEVETVGTGPLNSMPGMGGVVTTHSQFNWTLNYSRTW from the coding sequence ATGAAAAACACCAGCCTAGTCTCCGCCGCCGTCGCCGCCGCCCTCTGTTCAACTTCCGCCTTTGCCACCAATGGCATGATCCTTGAGGGTTACGGCGCACGGGCCACCGCCATGGGCGGCGCCTCCATGGCCTATGACTCGGGCAACTCGGGTGCCCTGAACAACCCGGCCACCCTGTCGCTGATGGACGCCAATGTCCGCGCCGGGGTGGGTATCCGCTATCTGGGCCCGGACATCACCAGCTCCTTTGGCCCCGCCAGCACCGACTCCGACGGCACGGCCTACTGGATGCCCTCCGCCTCCTATATCCGCAAAGCCGGTGACTGGACCTATGGCGTGGCCATGCTGGCCCAGGGCGGCATGGGCACCGAATACGGCCAGGCGGGTCCGACCGACCTGTTTGCCGGCAACATGTCTCTGTTCAACAGCCCAGTCCCCCTCAGCGGCCAGGAAATACGCTCCGAGGTCGGCGTCGGCACCATTATGTTCCCCCTGAGCAAGCAGGTGAATGACCGCCTCACCATCGGCGGCTCCATTGACTTCGTCTGGGCCATGATGGACCTGCAGATGGACATGAGCGGTGCCCAGTTTGGCCAGTTGATGCAGGGCAACGGCGGCAGCGTTGGCGGCTCCATGGCCATGGGCATGGGCATGATGCTGGACCCCGACATGAACGGCGTTCCCGACGTTGACATGAACTGGGCCCGGTTTGACTTCACCGACGACAACGACATGACCGGCGAGGCCAAGGCCACCGGCTGGATGGGCCAGCTGGGCTTTACCTATGCCCTGAGTGACCGCCTGCGCATAGGTGGCAGCTACCGTTCCAAGACCCACCTGGACGACATGGACACCAACGATGCCACCCTGTCCATGCTGATACCCGCCATGGGCGCTACCCCCATGGCGCTGACCGGCACCCTCAACGTGGTGGACTTCCAGTGGCCCGACTCCATCGGCCTGGGCCTGTCCTTCCAGGCCACCGACCGTGTGATGGTGGTGGCGGACTACAAGCGTATCGGCTGGAAGGATGTCATGCAGTCCTTCCGCATGACCTTCACCCCGGATGCCGGACAGATGGGCGGCATGTTTGATAACACCATGCTGGACGTGACCATGGATCAGAACTGGGAAGACCAGAATGTCTTCTCCCTGGGCTTTGAATACCAGGCCAGCGATAAACTGGCCCTACGTGCTGGCGTCAACCTGGCCGACAACCCGGTACCCAACTCCATGGTCAACCCCCTGTTCCCGGCCACCATTGAAGACCACATCACCGGCGGCTTTGGCTACAAGCTGACCAAGAACGACAACCTCGGCTTCTCCTTCACCTACGCCCCAGAGGTGGAAACCGTCGGTACCGGACCGCTCAACTCCATGCCCGGCATGGGCGGCGTGGTCACCACCCACAGTCAGTTCAACTGGACCCTGAACTACTCCCGCACCTGGTAG
- the pth gene encoding aminoacyl-tRNA hydrolase produces MDRIKLIVGLGNPGAQYEQTRHNAGFWFIDQLVQEHHGNLRNEGRFQGEVAKLLLAGHDCWLLKPSTFMNHSGRSVAALANYYRMAPENTLVVHDELDLPVGAVRLKKGGGHGGHNGLRDIIAALGDKGFWRLRLGIGHPGERNQVIDYVLDRPSKADRESLDLALNAAVGQVKGICNGEQQAVMNRLHGSAK; encoded by the coding sequence ATGGACAGGATCAAGCTGATTGTGGGCCTGGGCAACCCTGGGGCCCAGTACGAACAGACCCGGCATAACGCCGGGTTTTGGTTTATCGACCAACTGGTGCAGGAGCACCACGGCAACCTGCGCAACGAGGGCCGGTTTCAGGGCGAGGTGGCCAAGCTGCTGCTGGCCGGGCATGATTGCTGGCTGCTCAAGCCGAGCACCTTCATGAACCACAGTGGCCGGTCGGTGGCGGCGCTGGCCAACTACTACCGCATGGCACCGGAGAACACACTGGTGGTTCACGATGAGCTGGACCTGCCGGTGGGCGCGGTACGGCTGAAGAAGGGTGGTGGCCATGGGGGGCACAATGGCCTGCGCGATATTATCGCCGCCCTTGGGGACAAGGGCTTCTGGCGGCTGCGGCTGGGTATAGGTCACCCCGGTGAGCGTAATCAGGTGATTGATTATGTACTGGATCGGCCCTCCAAGGCCGACCGCGAGTCCCTGGACCTGGCCTTGAACGCGGCGGTCGGCCAGGTCAAGGGGATCTGTAACGGCGAGCAGCAGGCGGTGATGAACCGGTTGCACGGATCGGCCAAGTGA
- the tsaD gene encoding tRNA (adenosine(37)-N6)-threonylcarbamoyltransferase complex transferase subunit TsaD, with translation MNVLGIESSCDETGVALYNDRAGLLAQGLYSQVRLHAEFGGVVPELASRDHIRKALPLIRQVLADAGLGLGDLDGIAYTAGPGLVGALMVGASIGRSLAWGLSIPALAVHHMEGHLLAPLLESPRPDFPFVALLVSGGHTQLVAVAGLGQYRMLGNSLDDAAGEAFDKTAKLLGLPYPGGPELARLAQRGDTRRFRFPRPMTDRPGLEFSFSGLKTFALNTLADVPEAERDDQLKADIACAFEQAVVDTLVIKCRRALQQTGWQDLVLAGGVSANQRLRQRMGQECAKIGARAWYPRLEFCTDNGAMIAFAGCLRLQAGEAQDLAYGVRPRWPLDDLAAPSAGPDVAPEAGM, from the coding sequence ATGAATGTACTCGGCATAGAAAGCTCCTGCGACGAGACCGGCGTCGCCCTCTACAACGACCGCGCAGGCCTGCTGGCCCAGGGCCTGTACAGCCAGGTGCGCTTGCATGCGGAGTTCGGCGGCGTGGTGCCCGAGCTGGCCTCGCGCGATCACATCCGCAAGGCCCTGCCGCTGATCCGACAGGTGCTGGCCGACGCCGGGCTGGGACTTGGGGACCTGGACGGCATCGCCTACACCGCCGGTCCCGGCCTGGTGGGGGCCCTGATGGTGGGGGCCTCGATTGGTCGCAGCCTGGCCTGGGGCCTGTCGATCCCGGCGCTCGCCGTGCACCACATGGAGGGCCACCTGCTCGCTCCCCTGCTGGAGTCGCCCAGACCGGACTTCCCCTTTGTCGCCCTGCTGGTCTCGGGTGGCCACACCCAGTTGGTGGCGGTGGCCGGGCTGGGGCAGTACCGGATGCTGGGCAACAGCCTGGACGATGCCGCTGGCGAGGCCTTCGACAAGACCGCCAAACTGCTCGGCCTGCCCTATCCCGGCGGGCCGGAGCTGGCCCGGCTGGCGCAGCGGGGTGATACAAGGCGGTTTCGCTTCCCCCGTCCCATGACCGACCGGCCGGGGCTGGAGTTCAGCTTCTCCGGGCTTAAGACCTTTGCCCTGAATACCCTGGCCGATGTGCCTGAGGCCGAGCGCGATGACCAACTCAAGGCGGATATCGCCTGCGCCTTTGAACAGGCCGTGGTGGATACCCTGGTGATCAAGTGCCGACGGGCCCTGCAGCAGACCGGCTGGCAGGATCTGGTGTTGGCCGGCGGGGTCAGCGCCAATCAGCGACTGCGTCAGCGCATGGGCCAGGAATGTGCCAAAATAGGGGCCAGGGCCTGGTATCCGCGCTTGGAGTTCTGTACGGATAACGGTGCCATGATTGCCTTCGCCGGCTGTCTGCGGCTGCAGGCCGGTGAGGCCCAGGACCTGGCCTATGGGGTGAGGCCCCGCTGGCCGCTGGATGACCTGGCGGCCCCTTCCGCCGGGCCTGATGTCGCCCCTGAAGCAGGTATGTGA
- the rpsU gene encoding 30S ribosomal protein S21, with amino-acid sequence MPNVRVKENEPFEVAMRRFKRSCEKAGVLAEVRRREFYEKPTWERKRKAAAAVKRHLKKVSRETRRWERKY; translated from the coding sequence ATGCCTAATGTCCGCGTAAAGGAAAACGAACCCTTTGAAGTCGCCATGCGCCGCTTCAAGCGCTCTTGCGAAAAGGCCGGTGTACTGGCCGAGGTGCGTCGCCGTGAATTCTATGAAAAGCCCACCTGGGAGCGCAAACGCAAGGCCGCCGCAGCGGTCAAGCGTCACCTGAAGAAGGTCTCGCGCGAAACCCGCCGTTGGGAACGCAAGTACTGA
- a CDS encoding GatB/YqeY domain-containing protein: MLKQRILNDVKLAMKAGDKPRLATLRLISAAIKQREVDERIELDDSQMLAVLEKMVKQRRESISQYQKAARNDLVEQEQFELGILQEYLPEPLGDAEIAELIEQAIDSTGASSIKDMGKVVGQLKTQMQGRADMAQVSGLVKQKLVG; encoded by the coding sequence ATGCTCAAGCAACGTATCCTGAATGACGTCAAACTGGCCATGAAGGCCGGTGACAAACCGCGACTGGCCACCCTGCGCCTGATCAGCGCCGCGATCAAGCAACGTGAGGTGGACGAGCGCATCGAACTGGACGACAGTCAGATGCTGGCGGTTCTGGAGAAGATGGTCAAGCAGCGGCGTGAATCCATCAGCCAGTATCAAAAGGCCGCGCGCAATGATCTGGTGGAGCAGGAGCAGTTCGAGCTGGGCATACTGCAGGAATACCTGCCCGAGCCGCTGGGCGATGCCGAGATCGCCGAGCTGATCGAGCAGGCCATAGACAGCACAGGTGCCAGCTCCATCAAGGACATGGGCAAGGTGGTCGGCCAACTCAAAACCCAGATGCAGGGCCGGGCCGACATGGCCCAGGTCAGCGGCCTGGTCAAGCAGAAACTGGTCGGCTAG
- a CDS encoding DNA primase yields the protein MADRIPREFIDQLLQRLDIVDVVNSRVPLRQAGKEYQACCPFHDEKTPSFTVSRDKQFFHCFGCGAHGTAVGFLMDYDRMSFPEAIEELARQAGMEMPSELGPSSGPEADLRPLYGIVQQAMDYYRAQLKAHPQRQRAIDYLKQRGLSGEISAEFGIGYAPPGWDNLLHALSGPGKASPQLLLQAGLIAEPEPGKAYDRLRERICFPIRDPRGRVIGFGGRLLPGETDSKAPKYLNTPETPLFHKGRNLYGLYEMRQALRRPERLLIVEGYMDVVALAQQGIRYAVATLGTATTVEHLQLLFRQTPRLVFCFDGDRAGREAGWKALQTSLPQLSEGREVRFLFLPEGEDPDSLVRKEGQAAFEQRIEQAQGLSDYLLEHLAQGIDLSDTDGQARYADRVRPHIEQLPEGTLRHLLARRLARLTGADQGQLDPRPRPGPRTRQRGPRPAHQRPSTPLRQAVRLLLEEPRLALLEQAPAHWSQARVEGMELLTGLVELIRRNPAIRPGPLLEHWRDSNYHPALRSLSASPLNIPESGYEAEYLGCLERLAKTAREQEFDALTRRSALQPLTSGEMERLKALSRMISR from the coding sequence ATGGCCGACAGAATCCCCAGGGAATTCATCGACCAACTGCTGCAACGGCTGGACATAGTCGATGTGGTCAACAGCCGGGTGCCGCTGCGCCAGGCGGGCAAGGAATATCAGGCCTGCTGCCCCTTCCATGACGAAAAGACCCCCTCCTTCACGGTAAGCCGCGACAAGCAGTTCTTCCACTGCTTCGGCTGCGGTGCCCACGGCACGGCGGTAGGCTTTCTTATGGACTACGACCGGATGAGCTTCCCCGAGGCCATCGAGGAACTCGCCCGCCAGGCCGGCATGGAGATGCCCTCCGAGCTTGGCCCGAGCAGCGGCCCGGAGGCCGACCTGCGCCCCCTCTACGGGATCGTGCAGCAGGCAATGGACTACTACCGCGCCCAACTCAAGGCGCACCCGCAGCGCCAGCGCGCCATCGACTACCTGAAACAGCGCGGCCTGAGCGGTGAAATCAGCGCCGAATTCGGCATCGGCTACGCCCCGCCCGGCTGGGACAACCTGCTGCATGCCCTCAGCGGCCCGGGCAAGGCCTCGCCCCAACTGTTGCTCCAGGCCGGGCTGATCGCCGAACCGGAACCGGGCAAAGCCTACGACCGCCTGCGCGAGCGCATCTGCTTTCCCATCCGTGATCCACGCGGCCGCGTGATCGGCTTTGGCGGCCGCCTGTTGCCCGGCGAGACCGATAGCAAGGCCCCCAAATACCTCAACACCCCGGAGACCCCCCTCTTCCACAAGGGCCGTAACCTCTATGGCCTGTACGAAATGCGCCAGGCCCTGCGCCGCCCCGAGCGCCTGCTCATTGTCGAGGGCTACATGGACGTGGTCGCCCTGGCCCAGCAGGGTATCCGCTACGCCGTCGCCACCCTCGGCACCGCCACCACGGTCGAACACCTGCAACTGCTGTTTCGCCAGACCCCCCGCCTGGTGTTCTGCTTCGATGGCGACCGGGCCGGGCGCGAGGCGGGCTGGAAGGCCCTGCAGACCAGCCTGCCCCAACTCAGTGAAGGGCGCGAGGTACGCTTCCTGTTCCTGCCCGAGGGCGAAGACCCCGACAGCCTGGTGCGCAAGGAGGGCCAAGCCGCCTTTGAACAACGCATCGAACAGGCCCAGGGCCTGTCCGACTACCTGCTCGAACACCTCGCCCAGGGCATAGACCTGAGCGACACCGACGGCCAGGCCCGCTACGCCGATCGGGTCCGGCCGCACATCGAACAACTGCCCGAGGGCACCCTGCGCCACCTGCTGGCCCGCCGCCTGGCCAGGCTCACCGGTGCCGACCAGGGGCAATTGGACCCGCGCCCACGGCCAGGCCCCCGCACCCGTCAGCGCGGCCCGCGCCCGGCCCATCAGCGCCCCAGCACGCCGCTGCGCCAGGCCGTGCGGCTGCTGTTGGAAGAACCCCGCCTGGCCCTGCTGGAACAGGCCCCGGCGCACTGGTCCCAGGCCCGCGTCGAAGGCATGGAATTATTGACCGGCCTGGTCGAGCTGATCCGGCGGAACCCCGCCATCCGCCCCGGCCCCCTGCTGGAGCACTGGCGCGACAGCAACTACCACCCTGCCCTGCGCAGCCTCAGCGCCAGCCCGCTGAACATCCCCGAGAGCGGCTATGAGGCCGAATACCTGGGCTGCCTGGAGCGCCTGGCAAAGACCGCCCGAGAGCAGGAATTCGATGCCCTGACCCGGCGCAGCGCCCTACAGCCACTCACCAGCGGGGAAATGGAACGGCTCAAGGCCCTGTCTCGAATGATTTCCAGGTAG